In Neomonachus schauinslandi chromosome 6, ASM220157v2, whole genome shotgun sequence, a genomic segment contains:
- the CHCHD1 gene encoding coiled-coil-helix-coiled-coil-helix domain-containing protein 1, whose protein sequence is MATPSLRGRLPRLGNPRKPILKPNKPLILANRVGERRREKGEATCITEMSLMMACWKQNEFRDQACRKEIQDFFDCASRAEGARKMRSIQGTGESGDLPPKKLNKLLQRFPNKSHVT, encoded by the exons ATGGCGACGCCCAGCCTGCGGGGTCGCCTACCGCGGCTGGGAAACCCCCGGAAGCCTATACTGAAGCCCAACAAGCCCCTCATCCTAGCTAACCGTGTTGGGGAACGACGCCGGGAGAAGGGCG AGGCGACTTGTATTACAGAGATGTCGTTGATGATGGCGTGTTGGAAGCAGAATGAATTCCGCGACCAAGCGTGCAGAAAAGAGATCCAGGATTTCTTCGATTGTGCTTCGAGGGCTGAG GGAGCCCGAAAGATGCGATCAATCCAGGGCACAGGAGAATCTGGGGATTTACCCCCCAAGAAACTGAATAAGTTGTTACAGAGATTTCCTAACAAATCTCATGTCACTTGA
- the ZSWIM8 gene encoding LOW QUALITY PROTEIN: zinc finger SWIM domain-containing protein 8 (The sequence of the model RefSeq protein was modified relative to this genomic sequence to represent the inferred CDS: deleted 1 base in 1 codon) produces the protein MELMFAEWEDGERFSFEDSDRFEEDSLCSFISEAESLCQNWRGWRKQSAGPNSPTGGGGGGGSGGTRMRDGLVIPLVELSAKQVAFHIPFEVVEKVYPPVPEQLQLRIAFWSFPENEEDIRLYSCLANGSADEFQRGDQLFRMRAVKDPLQIGFHLSATVVPPQMVPPKGAYNVAVMFDRCRVTSCSCTCGAGAKWCTHVVALCLFRIHNASAVCLRAPVSESLSRLQRDQLQKFAQYLISELPQQILPTAQRLLDELLSSQSTAINTVCGAPDPTAGPSASDQSTWYLDESTLTDNIKKTLHKFCGPSPVVFSDVNSMYLSSTEPPAAAEWACLLRPLRGREPEGVWNLLSIVREMFKRRDSNAAPLLEILTDQCLTYEQITGWWYSVRTSASHSSASGHTGRSNGQSEVAAHACASMCDEMVTLWRLAVLDPALSPQRRRELCAQLRQWQLKVIENVKRGQHKKTLERLFPGFRPAVEACYFNWEEAYPLPGVTYSGTDRKLALCWARALPPRPSASRSGGLEESRERPRALPSEPAVRPKEPGAKRKGLGEGVPSSQRGPRRLSAEGGDKALHKMGPGGGKAKALGGAGSGGKGPAGGGSKRRLSSEDSSLEPDLAEMSLDDSSLALGAEASTFGGFPESPPPCPPPGGSRGPSTFLPEPPDTYEEDGGVYFSEGPEPPTASAGPRGLLPGEVCTRDDLPSTDESGNGLPKTKEAAAAVGEEDDDYQAYYLNAQDGAGGEEEKAEGGAGEEHDLFAGLKPLEQESRMEVLFACAEALHAHGYSSEASRLTVELAQDLLANPPDLKVEPPPAKGKKNKVSTSRQTWVATNTLTKAAFLLTVLSERPEHHNLAFRVGMFALELQRPPASTKALEVKLAYQESEVAALLKKIPLGPSEMSTMRCRAEELREGTLCDYRPVLPLMLASFIFDVLCAPVVSPTGSRPPSRNWNNEMPGDEELGFEAAVAALGMKTTVSEAEHPLLCEGTRREKGDLALALMITYKDDQAKLKKILDKLLDRESQTHKPQTLSSFYSSSRPATASQRSPSKHGGPSAPGALQPLTSGSAGPAQPGSVAGAGPGPTEGFTEKNVPESSPHSPCEGLPSEAALTPRPEGKVPSRLALGSRGGYNGRGWGSPGRPKKKHTGMASIDSSAPETTSDSSPTLSRRPLRGGWAPTSWGRGQDSDSISSSSSDSLGSSSSSGSRRASASGGARAKTVEVGRYKGRRPESHAPHVPNQPSEAAAHFYFELAKTVLIKAGGNSSTSIFTHPSSSGGHQGPHRNLHLCAFEIGLYALGLHNFVSPNWLSRTYSSHVSWITGQAMEIGSAALTILVECWDGHLTPPEVASLADRASRARDSNMVRAAAELALSCLPHAHALNPNEIQRALVQCKEQDNLMLEKACMAVEEAAKGGGVYPEVLFEVAHQWFWLYEQTAGGSSTAREAATSCSAGGIRAAGEAGRGLPEGRGGPGTEPVTVAAAAVTAAATVVPVISVGSSLYPGPGLGHGHSPGLHPYTALQPHLPCSPQYLTHPAHPAHPMPHMPRPAVFPVPSSAYPQGVHPAFLGAQYPYSVTPPSLAATAVSFPVPSMAPITVHPYHTEPGLPLPTSVALSSVHPASTFPAIQGASLPALTTQPSPLVSGGFPPPEEETHSQPVNPHSLHHLHAAYRVGMLALEMLGRRAHNDHPNNFSRSPPYTDDVKWLLGLAAKLGVNYVHQFCVGAAKGVLSPFVLQEIVMETLQRLSPAHAHNHLRAPAFHQLVQRCQQAYMQYIHHRLIHLTPADYDDFVNAIRSARSAFCLTPMGMMQFNDILQNLKRSKQTKELWQRVSLEMTTFSP, from the exons ATGGAGCTGATGTTCGCGGAATGGGAGGACGGAGAGCGCTTTTCATTCGAAGATTCGGACCGCTTTGAGGAGGATTCGCTCTGTTCCTTCATCTCCGAGGCCGAGAGCCTCTGCCAGAACTGGCGGGGATGGCGCAAACAGTCCGCGGGGCCCAATTCCCCCACTGGCGGCGGTGGCGGAGGTGGCAGTGGCGGTACCAGAATGCGAG ATGGACTGGTGATCCCATTGGTGGAGCTATCAGCAAAGCAGGTGGCATTTCATATCCCATTTGAAGTGGTGGAGAAAGTTTATCCCCCAGTGCCTGAGCAGCTACAGCTCCGAATTGCTTTTTGGAGCTTCCCTGAGAATGAAGAGGATATCCG gctGTATTCGTGCCTCGCCAACGGCAGTGCAGATGAGTTTCAGCGAGGGGATCAGCTGTTCCGCATGAGGGCTGTGAAGGACCCACTGCAGATAG GGTTCCACCTGAGTGCTACAGTGGTGCCACCTCAGATGGTC CCCCCCAAAGGGGCCTACAACGTGGCTGTGATGTTTGACCGCTGTCGGGTCACTTCCTGCAGCTGCACCTGTGGGGCTGGGGCCAAATGGTGCACTCACGTCGTGGCACTCTGTCTCTTCCGCATCCACAAC GCTTCTGCAGTCTGCCTGCGTGCCCCAGTCTCAGAATCCCTGTCTCGGCTGCAGAGGGACCAGCTGCAGAAGTTTGCTCAGTACCTCATCAGTGAGCTCCCTCAGCAG ATCCTCCCCACAGCCCAGCGTCTTCTGGATGAACTCCTCTCTTCCCAGTCAACAGCCATCAATACGGTGTGTGGGGCCCCCG ACCCCACAGCAGggccctctgcctctgaccaGAGTACCTGGTATTTGGATGAATCGACACTCACCGACAACATCAAGAAGACACTGCACAAGTTCTGTGGACCCTCGCCTGTGGTCTTCAG TGACGTGAACTCCATGTACCTGTCTTCCACGGAGCCTCCAGCTGCTGCTGAATGGGCATGTCTGCTGCGCCCTCTGAGGGGCCGTGAGCCAGAGGGTGTCTGGAACCTGCTCAGCATTGTGCGGGAGATGTTCAAACGGAGGGACAGCAATGCTGCCCCCTTGTTGGAAATCCTCACCGACCAGTGCCTCACCTATGAGCAG ATAACAGGTTGGTGGTACAGCGTGCGCACGTCCGCCTCTCACAGCAGTGCCAGTGGGCACACGGGCCGTAGCAACGGGCAGTCCGAGGTGGCAGCCCACGCGTGTGCCAGCATGTGTGACGAGATGGTCACGCTGTGGAGGCTGGCTGTTTTGGACCCTGCACTCAGCCCCCAGCG CCGCCGGGAACTGTGTGCGCAGCTACGCCAGTGGCAGCTAAAGGTGATTGAGAATGTGAAGCGGGGACAACACAAAAAGACCCTGGAGCGGCTCTTCCCCGGCTTCCGGCCGGCGGTGGAGGCCTGCTACTTCAACTGGGAAGAGGCCTACCCACTTCCCGGTGTCACCTACAGCGGCACTGACCGGAAGCTGGCGCTGTGCTGGGCCCGGGCCCTGCCGCCTCGGCCCAGCGCCTCCCGATCTGGGGGCCTGGAGGAATCCCGGGAGCGGCCCCGAGCTCTTCCTTCTGAGCCCGCTGTGCGGCCCAAGGAGCCTGGGGCCAAGCGCAAGGGATTGGGTGAGGGGGTCCCCTCGTCGCAGCGGGGGCCCCGCCGCCTCTCTGCTGAGGGGGGAGATAAGGCTCTGCATAAGATGGGTCCAGGTGGGGGCAAAGCCAaggccctgggtggggctggCAGTGGGGGCAAGGGCCCAGCAGGCGGTGGGAGCAAGCGGCGGCTGAGCAGTGAAGACAGCTCCCTGGAGCCAGACCTGGCCGAGATGAGCCTGGATGACAGCAGCCTGGCCCTGGGTGCAGAGGCCAGCACCTTTGGTGGATTCCCTGAGAGCCCgccaccctgccctcctcccgGTGGCTCCCGAGGTCCTTCCACCTTCCTTCCTGAACCCCCAGATACTTACGAAGAAGATGGTGGTGTGTACTTCTCAGAAGGGCCCGAGCCTCCCACAGCTTCTGCAGGCCCCCGTGGCCTATTGCCTGGGGAGGTCTGTACCCGGGACGACCTCCCTTCCACAGATGAGAGTGGCAATGGGCTCCCCAAAACCAAAGAGGCAGCCGCTGCAGTCGGAGAGGAGGATGATGACTACCAGGCATATTATCTGAATGCccaggatggggctgggggcgAGGAAGAGAAGGCCGAGGGCGGGGCCGGGGAGGAGCACGACCTGTTTGCCGGGCTGAAGCCGCTGGAACAGGAGAGCCGCATGGAG GTACTGTTTGCCTGTGCTGAGGCCCTGCACGCACACGGCTACAGCAGTGAGGCCTCCCGCCTCACCGTGGAGCTTGCCCAGGACCTGCTAGCCAACCCACCCGACCTCAAGGTAGAGCCGCCCCCTGCCAAG GGCAAGAAGAACAAGGTATCTACGAGCCGTCAGACCTGGGTGGCTACCAACACCCTGACCAAGGCAGCCTTCCTGTTGACAGTGCTAAGTGAGCGTCCAGAGCACCACAACCTGGCCTTCCGAGTTGGCATGTTTGCCTTGGAGCTACAGCGGCCCCCAGCTTCTACCAAGGCCTTGGAG GTGAAGCTGGCCTACCAGGAGTCTGAGGTGGCTGCCCTGCTCAAGAAGATTCCTCTGGGTCCGAGTGAGATGAGTACCATGCGGTGCCGGGCAGAGGAGCTTCGGGAGGGGACGCTCTGTGACTATCGGCCTGTTTTGCCTCTCATGTTGGCCAGTTTCATCTTTGACGTTCTCTGTGCTCCAG TGGTTTCTCCCACGGGTTCCCGGCCTCCGAGTCGTAACTGGAACAACGAGATGCCTGGGGAcgaggagctgggatttgaagcaGCAGTTGCTGCCTTAG GTATGAAGACAACAGTGAGTGAGGCAGAGCATCCCCTCCTGTGTGAAGGCACACGTCGGGAGAAGGGTGACCTGGCGCTAGCACTAATGATCACTTACAAGGATGACCAAGCCAAGCTCAAAAAG ATCTTAGACAAACTGTTGGACCGAGAGAGCCAGACGCATAAGCCCCAGACACTGAGTTCGTTCTACTCCTCCAGCCGCCCAGCCACAGCCAGCCAGAGGTCTCCCTCAAAGCATGGGGGCCCATCTGCCCCAGGGGCCCTGCAACCGCTGACCTCGGGCTCTGCAGGGCCTGCTCAGCCAGGGAGTGTggcaggggctgggccaggccccaCTGAGGGCTTCACAGAGAAGAATGTGCCTG AAAGTTCCCCACATTCTCCCTGTGAGGGTCTCCCATCTGAGGCAGCTTTGACCCCAAGGCCAGAAGGGAAGGTTCCCAGCCGCCTGGCACTTGGCAGTCGTGGCGGCTACAATGGACGGGGCTGGGGCTCCCCAGGGCGGCCTAAGAAGAAACACACAG GCATGGCCAGCATTGACAGCAGTGCCCCTGAAACCACGTCGGATAGCTCCCCCACCTTAAGCCGGAGGCCACTTCGAGGGGGCTGGGCCCCTACCTCCTGGGGCCGAGGACAGGACAGTGACAGCATTAGCAGCTCTTCCTCGGACTCTCTGGGCTCGTCGTCGTCCAGTGGAAGTCGCCGGGCCAGTGCCAGTGGAGGGGCCCGGGCGAAGACCGTTGAAGTTGGCAG GTACAAGGGCCGCCGTCCCGAGAGTCATGCCCCCCATGTACCCAATCAGCCATCAGAGGCAGCTGCACACTTCTACTTCGAGTTGGCGAAGACGGTGCTGATCAAGGCAGGGGGCAACAGCAGCACTTCCATTTTCACACATCCATCTTCCTCAGGGGGCCACCAGGGTCCTCACCGCAACCTGCATCTTTGCGCCTTCGAGATTGGGCTTTATGCCCTTGGCCTGCACAACTTTGTTTCTCCCAACTGGCTCTCACGTACTTATTCTTCCCACGTTTCCTGGATTACAG GCCAGGCAATGGAGATTGGCAGTGCAGCTCTGACTATACTGGTAGAATGCTGGGATGGACACCTGACACCCCCTGAGGTTGCATCCCTGGCTGACAGGGCGTCACGGGCACGAGACTCCAATATGGTGAGGGCAGCAGCGGAGCTAGCCCTAAGCTGCCTGCCTCATGCCCATGCGTTGAACCCCAATGAGATCCAGCGGGCCCTGGTGCAGTGCAAGGAGCAG gATAACCTGATGCTGGAGAAGGCCTGCATGGCGGTGGAAGAGGCGGCTAAGGGTGGGGGTGTATACCCCGAAGTGTTGTTTGAGGTTGCTCACCAGTGGTTCTGGCTCTATGAGCAGACAGCAGGTGGCTCATCCACAGCCCGTGAAGCGGCTACAAGCTGTAGTGCCGGTGGGATCAGGGCAGCTGGGGAGGCTGGGCGGGGGCTGCCTGAGGGCAGGGGGGGCCCAGGGACTGAGCCGGTTACAGTGGCAGCGGCAGCAGTGACAGCAGCAGCCACAGTGGTGCCAGTCATCTCAGTGGGGTCCAGTTTATACCCAGGTCCAGGACTGGGGCATGGTCATTCCCCTGGCCTGCACCCCTACACTGCTCTACAGCCCCACCTGCCCTGCAGCCCTCAGTACCTCACCCACCCAGCTCACCCTGCCCACCCAATGCCTCATATGCCCCGGCCTGCCGTCTTCCCTGTGCCCAGCTCTGCATACCCACAG GGTGTGCATCCTGCCTTCTTGGGGGCTCAGTACCCTTACTCAGTGACTCCCCCCTCACTTGCTGCCACTGCTGTGTCTTTCCCCGTCCCTTCCATGGCACCCATCACAGTACATCCCTACCACACAGAGCCAGGGCTCCCACTGCCCACCAGTGTGGCCT tgaGCAGTGTCCATCCAGCATCCACGTTTCCAGCCATCCAGGGTGCCTCGTTGCCGGCCCTGACTACACAGCCCAGCCCTCTGGTGAGCGGGGGGTTTCCACCACCCGAGGAGGAGACACACAGTCAGCCTGTCAACCCACACAGCCTACACCACCTGCACGCTGCCTACCGTGTTG GAATGCTGGCACTGGAGATGCTGGGTCGCCGAGCACACAATGATCACCCCAACaacttctcccgctcccccccctaCACTGATGATGTCAAATGGTTGCTGGGGCTGGCAGCAAAGCTGG gagtGAACTACGTGCACCAGTTCTGTGTGGGGGCAGCCAAGGGGGTGCTGAGCCCGTTTGTGCTGCAGGAGATCGTCATGGAGACGCTGCAGCGGCTGAGCCCTGCTCATGCCCACAACCACCTGCGTGCCCCGGCCTTCCACCAACTGGTGCAGCGCTGCCAGCAGGCATACATGCAG TACATCCACCACCGCTTGATTCACCTGACCCCTGCCGACTACGACGACTTTGTGAATGCGATCCGCAGTGCCCGCAGCGCCTTCTGCCTGACACCCATGGGCATGATGCAGTTCAACGACATCCTGCAGAACCTCAAGCGCAGCAAACAGACCAAGGAGCTGTGGCAGCGGGTCTCACTCGAGATGACCACCTTCTCCCCATGA